From the genome of Vicia villosa cultivar HV-30 ecotype Madison, WI linkage group LG2, Vvil1.0, whole genome shotgun sequence, one region includes:
- the LOC131649465 gene encoding uncharacterized protein LOC131649465 has translation MIIFSLNLRGGGSRAKRKRVGYHIRKGDVDICFIQETKLSGIEFSVVKEMWGDNQVEWSYLDANGALGGILTMWKKYLFNLVFCFRGEGFLGLCVEKEGKLIYFVNVYASCDITTRIRSWERLCEFKNNNSKGSWCIGGDFNSITSLEERIGISTRSYRREISSFKEFIENMELVDLPTIGGKFT, from the coding sequence ATGATTATTTTTTCCTTAAATTTAAGAGGAGGAGGAAGTCGAGCCAAGAGGAAGAGAGTTGGATATCACATTCGAAAAGGGGATGTTGACATTTGCTTTATTCAAGAGACAAAGTTAAGTGGCATAGAgtttagtgttgtaaaagaaatGTGGGGAGATAATCAAGTGGAGTGGTCGTATTTGGATGCCAACGGGGCGTTGGGAGGCATTCTAACGATGTGGAAAAAGTATCTCTTCAACTTAGTCTTTTGTTTCCGAGGAGAGGGTTTTCTAGGTCTTTGTGTGGAGAAGGAAGGAAAACTAATTTACTTTGTGAATGTTTACGCTTCTTGTGATATAACCACGAGGATAAGGTCTTGGGAGAGGTTATGTGAATTCAAAAACAACAACTCTAAAGGCTCTTGGTGCATTGGAGGAGACTTTAATTCTATCACCTCTCTAGAGGAAAGAATTGGTATATCTACGCGTAGCTATAGGAGGGAGATATCGAGCTTTAAAGAGTTTATAGAGAACATGGAGTTGGTGGATCTTCCTACTATAGGAGGAAAGTTTACTTAA